In the genome of Bremerella sp. JC817, the window CGACCAGTGCAGGCACCGCTCCCCGATGTTCTTCCGGGAAAATGAAAGGAGAACAGAGGAGCCAGCAACCCAGCATGAATTCTGCAACACGTGCCCACATGATTTAGCTTTCTTTCTTCTCTGGAAGATTGACCATCTCCAGCGCGATCTTTTCTGCTACTTCGGATGGATAGCCGCACAGTGCTTTCCAAGTGACGGTGAAGCTACCGGAAGCCTTCCAAACCTTCCAAAGGTAGAGCAGGGAGGTGTAAACCTCGTCGTAAGCAAGATAGACCAAGGCCAGCGAGATCGCGGCCGTAATCAGGCACAAGAAGCACCAGTGTCCCAAAACAAACGTCTGCAGCAGTACGAGGATGACACTGACGATTCCCAGCGGAATCACATCAATCCCGAACAACACCACGATCCAGGGGCGCTCGTACCAGCGCCGCGTGGAACCGGCCAATCCGAAGATCGCGTCCCCCAGATATGCGAGAGCTCCCAAGGCCGCATCAGGAACGCCGACCCAACGATCCATTTTTTTGGCAATGTCAGAGCCGATCACCATCGCGCTCTGATTGCCAAATAACGGATCCCAAACGAACGAGATCAGTCCCCATTGGAACGCGGCGAGATGCGAAGCGATCAATGTGGCAGCGAACGCTAACAGACAAACGGGCACTCGCTGCGACCATGCTGAGGGATTGTGAGCCCAAGGCGCCACCGGGGCATGTTCGGTCATTCGATCAGGCCGTTCGACTTTCGCAGGTCGATTCATCGTATCAACCCTTGGCACCTTCGGCGGGTTCGAGTTCGCCAAGCTTATTGGTTGCATAAAACGCAGTTGGATCCGACTTCAACCAATCCAGAATGGTTGGCAGCGTTTTGCGAAGCGTGTGCTGTGGCGCCCATCCGAGGCATTGTTGCGCCTCCGTGGTGTCAATGGGATAGTTCTGGTCGGCCAGATCAACCATCCAAGGTTTGATGAACGGCTCATCTTCCTTGGAAGAAGCCATGCGTAGTTTGACCCAGGCGCCTGCTTTCGCCACAAAGGCAGGGATGCGGATCGTTGGCCATTCCTGCCCATGCAAGTTCCGACCAATCGCTTCCTGCAGTTCGGCGTAGCTCATCACATCTTCTTCGCCAATCAGCAATGTCTTCCAAGGCGGCAACTGATTTCTTCGATCGACTGCAGAGACAATACACTCCGCCAGGTCATCGAGGTGGACAAAGGATTGCCCACACTTTTCGTTGCCGGGGAAGAAGTAGCTTTCCATTTGCTTCTCGTAGATCCGCTGAATCTGATGAGAAACGGGAAGCGAGTGTCCTTGTTCGTCGTAAACTCCGGCAATTCGGAGGACGAGAACTGGAATATCGCCCCGTTCTTCCTGCAATACGCGTTCGGTCTTCAGCTTCGACTCTGGGTAAGCCCACTCCGCGTTGGTCGGCGAACGTTCAGTAAGACGTTGACCAACTCCCACAGACTCCATCACCAACAGGCTGCTGGAAAATTGAAACTGCTCGACATGCATCGTCTGCAGTTCGTCGATCAAACGCCTTGTCCCATTGACGGTAAGTTCGTCGTAAAGAGGGCTCGGATCGCCGGAAAAATCATAGTAGGCGGCCAAGTGAATCACACTGGCTAGCCGGTCTCCGTAGTCGGCTTTGACCTGAGCAATGGCCTGGGAAACACTGTCTTGTTCCGTCAAATCGACTCGATACCAGTCGTCGAGATGCTCATTAGGCTCTTCAGGAGGATGCAGATCGATTCCGACCACTGTGTAACGTTCCTGCAAGCGAGGACAAACACGCGACCCGATCAGTCCGCCGCTCCCCGTAACCAATACGACTGGGGGCTGGTTGATTTCCGGTTCCATACCAAAGGCTCCTTTCATTTCAGAGGAAATCGCTTCGGCTGACTGAAAAGTGCAAGTTCAATGCCAAGCCCTTATGGGGCTCGTTCCATGCTTGGGTTAAGATCTGGTCCTCACCACTGGCTCGTCCGTGAAGAAGGTGAAAATTTTATTCACATACATCCCCAGTAGATTTACGGGGGATTGCCGCAGAAACCAGCCATAACAAGGCAATTCGCTGCAGACGAAGGCCCCATCCTGGCCCAAATGTTAAGACGAATGTTAAGATTCTGCGTGCATTCGCCCCAGCGGGTTGTGATAGGTCCAGGTACCCCTTAGATTTTGTGGCAGAACAGCATTTTTACGGTTTCGCGAGCGATTTTCTGAGGACCAGAATCCTTCGTATATAGTGCCGTATGCTGGGGAGCTGAGCCTTAAGATTCCCCTCTCTCAGGGGTGAATTGCAAGGATTGGTACCTGTCCGATGCGAACTTGAAAAACATCCTGTGTTCAACCATTTGTGGGGACTCAATCAAGCATGCAAAACACTCCATCCATCCTGGGCTCCTATGTCGCTCTGGCTGCCATGCTGGTAGCAACCGTCGGCTGCGGTAGCGGCGAATCGAAGCCGGCTGCAGGCGGTGGCGAACTGGTTAAGCTGCAGGGCGCCGGGGCCAGCTTCCCAGCTCCTTTGTACATGTCGTGGTTCAAAGAATACTCCAACGCCAACAACTGCCAGATCGATTACCAATCGGTTGGTAGCGGTTCGGGTGTGAGTGCTGTGATCGACGGCACTGTCGACTTCGGTGCCAGCGATGCCGCGATGAAAGAAGAAGAAATGGCCAAGGTCGAACGTGGCGTGCAGTTGCTGCCAATGACCGCTGGTGCCATCGTTCTGGCATACAACCTGGAAGGGGTCGACGAACTGAAGCTGAGCCGCGAAGCTTACGCCGACATCTTCCTTGGTAAGATCACCAAGTGGAACGATCCCAAGATCGCCGCCTCGAACGAAGGGGTTTCGCTGCCAGACCAGGAAATCAACCTGGTGGTTCGTGCTGACTCGAGCGGTACGACCTTCAACTTCACGCAGCACATGAGTGCCATCAGCGAGGCTTTCAAGAGCGACGTTGGTATCAACAAGGCCCCGAACTGGCCAGTTGGCACCAAGAGCAAGGGTAACGAAGGGGTCACCACCTCGCTGAAGCAGACGCCAGGTTCGCTCGGTTACATCGAATATGGTTACGCCAAGAAGGCCGACCTGACGATGGCAAGCCTCGAGAACAAGGCTGGCAAGTTCGTGAAGCCAACCATCGAAACGGCTCAGGCCGCTCTGGCTGGTGTTGAAATGCCAGAAAGCCTGATCGCGTTTCTGCCAGACCCAGAAGGGGACAACTCGTGGCCGATCGTGACCTACACCTGGATCATCGCTTACAAGACCTATCCAGATGCCAAGAAGATGGAAGTCTTCAAGAGCATGATCAAGTACTGCCTGACCGACGGTCAGAAGCAAAGTGAATCGCTGGGATACATTCCATTGCCGGAAGAAGTTACCTCGAAGGTGACCGCGGCCCTGGATAACATCTCGGCCAAATAAGCAACTTGCTCCGGGCTTGGTGGCTAATGGCTACCAGGCCCGGTCCATTTTTAATACCCAGTTGCTGCAAGTTTATGGATCACCAAACCAAGTCGCCGATCTCCCGCCCTCCAACCAAATTGGAGATTGGCATCGACCGGTTGTTCCGCGGGCTTTGCTTTAGCTTTGCCTGGCTGACGATCGCAGTGATGGCGTATATCGTCATCGAGATCAGTTGGAAAGCGAAACCGGCCGTGCTGGAGTACGGACCTGGCTTCCTCTCCGGAAAAGAATGGGATCCGAACACGGGCGAATTTGGCATCCTCCCCGAGATTTGGGGCACGCTCTACAGCTCGCTGCTGGCCTTGTTGATCGGTTCCGTCTTTGGAATCGCTGTCGCGGTCTTTCTCAGCGAAGGCTACCTCGGGAACTTTGTGTTCCGAGTCTTAAAGCTCTTCGGTGTTCAGTTCCATCGCTTCTGGGGCAAAATGCCATCGATGGCAGAGTCAGCCCTGAAGAATCTGGTGGAGCTTCTCGCTGCAATTCCTAGCGTGGTCTATGGCCTGTGGGGGATCTTCGTCGTGATTCCGCTGATGCGGAGTTCGTGCGTTTGGCTGCACGACAACATGGGGTGGTTCCCGCTGTTTGGAACGCGTTTCCAAGGTCCGGGCATGCTGCCAGCCGCGTTCGTGTTGGCGATTATGATTCTGCCGACCATCTCGGCCATCAGCCGCGACGCACTAGTCGCGGTGCCACCGAAACTGCGTGAGGCGTCGTATGGTCTTGGGGCGACTCGTTGGGAGACGATTCTCTCGGTGATTTTGCCAACCGCTTCTGGCGGTATCTTCGGCGGTATCGTGCTGGCCTTCGGTCGCGCCTTGGGCGAAACGATGGCCTTGGCGATGCTGGTCGGCAATATGAATACAATTAGCGTCTCGCTCTTCTCTCCGGCGAATACGTTGGCTGCCTTGCTGGCCAATAACTTCCAGGAAGCGGGAAGCGACGAGATGAAAGTCGGCGTGCTGATGTACGCCGGTATGGTACTGATGGCGATCACCCTGGTGGTGAACATCATCGGCGCATTGATCCTGCAAAGAGCCACCGCCGGGCTGAAAGGGATGCGCTAATGGCTTCGCCTCAATCAGAACGCCCTGTGCTGACCGAAACGGATATTAGCCGCTTGGAACGCTCGCTTCGTAAGCCGCGAACGCTGCTGAGTATCATGCTCAGTGCCGTTGCCACGATCATGACCTTCATGGCCCTCGTGCCTCTGTTCTCGGTGGTCATCATGCTGTTTGTGAAGGGGGGCTCGAAGCTGACGCTCGAGAACTTCTACACGCTTCCACCGACCGCGTTTGAAGATGGGGGTGGCTTCGGCAACGCCCTTCTGGGAACGATCCTGATGGTGGGGATCGCGGCGCTGATCAGCGTCCCGTTTGGCATCATGGCGGCCGTGTTCCTTTCGGAATTAGGCAAAAACAGTCGGACCTCTTCCGTAGTGCGATTTTGCGCGAAGGTTTTGAGCGGTTTCCCCTCCATTCTGGCGGGTGTATTCGCCTATGGTGCGGTTGTGCTGCTTACGGGGAAGTTTTCGGCTTATGCCGGGGGGGTAGCATTGTCGATCCTGATGCTACCGGTCGTGATGCTGACGGCAGAAGAAGCAATCCGAATGGTCCCCAGCCGCATGAAAGAAGCTTCAATCGGTATGGGCGCCACCCAGACCCAGACATTGTGGTATGTCACATTACCCACCGCATTGCCCGGAATACTAACCGGGGTTATGCTGGCAGTAGCTCGCGCTGCCGGTGAGACGGCTCCCTTGCTGTTTACCGCCTTGTTCAGCAACTTTTGGCTGATCTCGAGGTGGAACGACGTAGAACCAGGGCAGTTGAATCAGCCCACCGCTTCGATGGCGGTTCTGATTTACAACTTCTCTTCTTCCTTCGTTGACAACCAACGTGAAATGGCCTGGTCGGCCTCGTTGGTGTTAGTGTTGGTCGTTCTGGTCACGAACCTGGTCGGGAAGTCACTTTCCTCCAAGAACGGGCCTCAGCGCTAAGCAAACCTACATAGGAAATCTAGCTGCACATGATCGCGAACGAAGATTCGGCTGACACCGTAATCGACTGCGATGTCAAAGAGCTCTATTACGGCAACTTCAAAGCCGTGCGCGATACGCGAATCCCGATCAAGCAAGGTCAGGTAACCGCGTTCATTGGTCCATCGGGTTGTGGTAAAAGCACCGTGCTGCGTTGCTTGAACCGGATGAACGACCTGATCCGTGGCTTCCGCTTCGAAGGGCATGTCCACTTCCGTGGGCAGAACATCTACGCCCCTCAGATTGATCCGGTCGCCGTTCGTCGCCACATCGGGATGGTCTTCCAGCAGCCCAACCCATTCGCGATGAGCATTTACAAAAATATTACCTACGGTTTGCGGATCAACGGGTACCGTGGCGACTACGACGAAGTGGTCGAACGAGCCCTCCGTGGTGCCGCCCTATGGGACGAAGTGAAAGACAAGCTCAAGCAGAGCGGTCTCTCGCTGTCGGGTGGTCAGCAACAGCGTTTGTGCATTGCCCGCGCGATTGCTGTCGAACCTGAAGTGCTGTTGATGGACGAGCCATGTTCGGCTCTCGATCCGATCGCGACGCGTAAGATCGAAGAGCTGATGACCGAGCTCAAGCAGAAGTACACTATCGCCATCGTCACGCACAACATGCAACAAGCTCAGCGTGTTGCCGATCAGACGGCGTTTCTTTACGTCGATACGACTCAGGGTGGCCGAACCGGTTACCTGGTCGAGCAGAACGAAACGAAGCGTCTGTTTGAAGATCCTCAGCAGGAATACACGCGGCAGTATATCCGCGGCGAGTTCAGCTAACGGATCGTTTCAATCACGAAAGCGTTCGCGTTGTCGGTCGATTGGATCGGCAACTCGGAAACGACAATCACTCGATCGCCAGGCTCAACCAAGTCAATCTGTTTTGCGATCGATGTCGTGGTCGACAGCATCTCCGCAGTTGAACCCGGAGACTTCATCTGTCGGGCGACCACCCCATGATAGACGTTCATCTGACGAACGGTGGTGGGATCGTCTGAAAGTGCCAGGATCGGACAATCGATCCAGTTCTTGGCGATCAAACGTGCCGTGATGCTGGAATGTGAATAGACCACCACGGCCGCGATCTCTTGCATCTTCAAGATGTGACGTATCGAGTACGCCAACGCTGCCGTGTTGGGTGGCTGACCGAAACCAACCTTGATGGGTCGATCGGTGATTTCCATCAGGCTTTCGGTTGCGATCACCGTTTTCGAGGCTACTTCGACTGCCTCGGCAGGAAAGTTGCCTGATGCAGTCTCGTCACCCAGCAGAATCGCATCAGCGTGGTCGAAGACAATGTTCGCGATGTCGAACACTTCGCTGTCCGTGGGTTCCGCAGCTTGACGCATTGTTTCCAGAACGCCGCGACCGACCAGGCAAGGCTTGGCGCCAATCTGACACTGCCGGGCAACCATCTTTTGCATTACCGGATTCGACCAGGTTTCCATATCGGACAAGCCGGCAGAGGTCACAATGACACCATCGGCAGCTTGAATAATGCTGTCGATGTCACGATAGTTCGACGCGTCGTCGAGGCGGGCGAGAACTGCCGCGTGACTTCCGGCTTCGTGAAGTGCCTTGCGGGCCTGGTTGATGTTCAACGTTCCGAGCGGTACCGAGATCATGACGTAGTCGACCTCGTTCGCTGCGATCCAGTTCAACTGATCTTTGTTGATGGGCTGCTCCGCCGGTGGTTCTTCGCCAGTAACGGGAATCGACGCCAACAGCGTGATTGGCAGCTGCATCATCCCTTCCACTTCACGAACCGACTCGTGCCACTCGCTCCAGACCGTGGGATTTTCTTGTCCCAGATCGATCACAAACGAGTCGGCTCCAACGAGGACCAATTGCGAGAGTGGGCCGGCGCCAGAGCAGCTCGGACCGATGGTCGCAACCAGTTTGGTGCGTTTCAACATCGCAGTATTCGTCGTTGGTGTCAGGGGAATTGGATCGACCACGTTTGGATAAACCTCCTTGCGCAACCCAGTGGGGCGTTCACAGCCAGATTGGACCTACCGCTGGGCGGTACGGTTATTCTACCGGATTATGCTCTTCCGTGTTCGGCTTCGATTTCTTCCGGCTGTAAAGAATGATTATGCCAACTACCAACGCAATCAAGCTATAGGCCCCGATCTTCCCGGAAAGCTCATTGAGCGAAGGCATTACGGTTTCCGGCGAGCCGGTCGGCTCGACATAGGGGGGAATGATCTCGAGGGAATTGAGAAAGGCCTGGGCGTCAGGATCTTGGCGAGGATCCTTGCCGATGCCAAAGACCATCAGCTTATAGAACTTGCCACCCACCTTGACGATCGCTTGCGAAAGGATCGCGTCGTCGCCAAGGGCACCCCCAGCGGCGCTAATCAGGAAAACCTGATGGCCGTTCTTTTCGACGACCGTGGAGTCCAGGATTTCCCCTCCCAGGTCTTCGGCCAGACCTTGTTCCAAGGCCGACTGGATGATCTTGCGTTCGATCGGAGCAGGGGACTCGATAATCCCCAGCTTCAAGGTTTCATCCGGCGAAAGCCAGAAGACTTTCGCCGGCGGATCTGGCTGAACCTCGACGAAACGTTCTGAATCTGGCATCTCGCAAACGATGACCCCATCCGAGGATTTCCATTGCTCGGCCATACTGTGGGTGGCCGAGAGCATCGTTAACGCAAGTGCCAGGATCAGTCGTTTCATTCAATTTCTCTT includes:
- the pstS gene encoding phosphate ABC transporter substrate-binding protein PstS, coding for MQNTPSILGSYVALAAMLVATVGCGSGESKPAAGGGELVKLQGAGASFPAPLYMSWFKEYSNANNCQIDYQSVGSGSGVSAVIDGTVDFGASDAAMKEEEMAKVERGVQLLPMTAGAIVLAYNLEGVDELKLSREAYADIFLGKITKWNDPKIAASNEGVSLPDQEINLVVRADSSGTTFNFTQHMSAISEAFKSDVGINKAPNWPVGTKSKGNEGVTTSLKQTPGSLGYIEYGYAKKADLTMASLENKAGKFVKPTIETAQAALAGVEMPESLIAFLPDPEGDNSWPIVTYTWIIAYKTYPDAKKMEVFKSMIKYCLTDGQKQSESLGYIPLPEEVTSKVTAALDNISAK
- the pstC gene encoding phosphate ABC transporter permease subunit PstC, whose protein sequence is MDHQTKSPISRPPTKLEIGIDRLFRGLCFSFAWLTIAVMAYIVIEISWKAKPAVLEYGPGFLSGKEWDPNTGEFGILPEIWGTLYSSLLALLIGSVFGIAVAVFLSEGYLGNFVFRVLKLFGVQFHRFWGKMPSMAESALKNLVELLAAIPSVVYGLWGIFVVIPLMRSSCVWLHDNMGWFPLFGTRFQGPGMLPAAFVLAIMILPTISAISRDALVAVPPKLREASYGLGATRWETILSVILPTASGGIFGGIVLAFGRALGETMALAMLVGNMNTISVSLFSPANTLAALLANNFQEAGSDEMKVGVLMYAGMVLMAITLVVNIIGALILQRATAGLKGMR
- a CDS encoding vitamin K epoxide reductase family protein, whose protein sequence is MNRPAKVERPDRMTEHAPVAPWAHNPSAWSQRVPVCLLAFAATLIASHLAAFQWGLISFVWDPLFGNQSAMVIGSDIAKKMDRWVGVPDAALGALAYLGDAIFGLAGSTRRWYERPWIVVLFGIDVIPLGIVSVILVLLQTFVLGHWCFLCLITAAISLALVYLAYDEVYTSLLYLWKVWKASGSFTVTWKALCGYPSEVAEKIALEMVNLPEKKES
- the pstB gene encoding phosphate ABC transporter ATP-binding protein PstB — translated: MIANEDSADTVIDCDVKELYYGNFKAVRDTRIPIKQGQVTAFIGPSGCGKSTVLRCLNRMNDLIRGFRFEGHVHFRGQNIYAPQIDPVAVRRHIGMVFQQPNPFAMSIYKNITYGLRINGYRGDYDEVVERALRGAALWDEVKDKLKQSGLSLSGGQQQRLCIARAIAVEPEVLLMDEPCSALDPIATRKIEELMTELKQKYTIAIVTHNMQQAQRVADQTAFLYVDTTQGGRTGYLVEQNETKRLFEDPQQEYTRQYIRGEFS
- the pstA gene encoding phosphate ABC transporter permease PstA; translated protein: MASPQSERPVLTETDISRLERSLRKPRTLLSIMLSAVATIMTFMALVPLFSVVIMLFVKGGSKLTLENFYTLPPTAFEDGGGFGNALLGTILMVGIAALISVPFGIMAAVFLSELGKNSRTSSVVRFCAKVLSGFPSILAGVFAYGAVVLLTGKFSAYAGGVALSILMLPVVMLTAEEAIRMVPSRMKEASIGMGATQTQTLWYVTLPTALPGILTGVMLAVARAAGETAPLLFTALFSNFWLISRWNDVEPGQLNQPTASMAVLIYNFSSSFVDNQREMAWSASLVLVLVVLVTNLVGKSLSSKNGPQR
- a CDS encoding pyruvate kinase; amino-acid sequence: MLKRTKLVATIGPSCSGAGPLSQLVLVGADSFVIDLGQENPTVWSEWHESVREVEGMMQLPITLLASIPVTGEEPPAEQPINKDQLNWIAANEVDYVMISVPLGTLNINQARKALHEAGSHAAVLARLDDASNYRDIDSIIQAADGVIVTSAGLSDMETWSNPVMQKMVARQCQIGAKPCLVGRGVLETMRQAAEPTDSEVFDIANIVFDHADAILLGDETASGNFPAEAVEVASKTVIATESLMEITDRPIKVGFGQPPNTAALAYSIRHILKMQEIAAVVVYSHSSITARLIAKNWIDCPILALSDDPTTVRQMNVYHGVVARQMKSPGSTAEMLSTTTSIAKQIDLVEPGDRVIVVSELPIQSTDNANAFVIETIR
- a CDS encoding NAD(P)-dependent oxidoreductase; amino-acid sequence: MEPEINQPPVVLVTGSGGLIGSRVCPRLQERYTVVGIDLHPPEEPNEHLDDWYRVDLTEQDSVSQAIAQVKADYGDRLASVIHLAAYYDFSGDPSPLYDELTVNGTRRLIDELQTMHVEQFQFSSSLLVMESVGVGQRLTERSPTNAEWAYPESKLKTERVLQEERGDIPVLVLRIAGVYDEQGHSLPVSHQIQRIYEKQMESYFFPGNEKCGQSFVHLDDLAECIVSAVDRRNQLPPWKTLLIGEEDVMSYAELQEAIGRNLHGQEWPTIRIPAFVAKAGAWVKLRMASSKEDEPFIKPWMVDLADQNYPIDTTEAQQCLGWAPQHTLRKTLPTILDWLKSDPTAFYATNKLGELEPAEGAKG